The DNA segment CGATGCTCCACCAGCGCTGCAGGGAGAGCGGGAAGCGTGCGCCGTTGGTGGCCTTGGCCGGTTCGCCTGGGTCGCGCGTCATGCCCGGGCCTCCTCGCCGTCCTGCCTGTTTTTTTGCTTTTGCTCACCCGCGCGCATATTGTCCTCGGCGCCGCTCATCATGTGGATGAAGACGTCTTCCAGGCTGGTCTCGATCGGCTCGATCCGGTGCTGCGGGCCGGCAACGCGGCGCAGCGTGGCCTCCAGCACGGGCGCATCGTGCCCGGTGATGTGCAGCGCGCTGCCGAACACCACGGTCTGCTCCACGCCCGGCGCACCCTTGAGCTGATCCGACAACGCGGAGAGCTGCTCGCCCTGCACGCTCCAGGTGACGAGCTTCTGGCTGGCCACCACTTCGCTTGCCGTGCCCTGCGCCAGCAGCTTGCCGTAAGCGATATAGGCGAGCTTGTGGCAACGCTCGGCTTCATCCATGTAGTGCGTGCTGACCAGCACCGAGATGCCGCGCGCGGCTAGCTGGTGCAGTTGCTCCCAGAAATCGCGGCGCGCTTTCGGGTCGACCCCGGCGGTGGGCTCGTCCAGCAGCAACAGCTCCGGTTCATGCAGCAGGCAGGCGGCCAGCGCCAGGCGCTGCTTCCAGCCACCCGAGAGCGCGCCGGCCAGTTGCTGCGCGCGGCTGGCCAGGCCGAGCTCCTCGAGTGCCCGGTCCACCGCCTCGCGCCGGCGCGGCATGCCGTACACGCGCGCCACGAAATCCAGGTTCTCGCGGATGGAGAGATCGTCCCAGTAGGAGAACTTCTGCGTCATGTACCCCACGCGCCGCTTGATCTCGGCGGTCTCGCGCAGGATGTCGTAGCCCAGGCAGGTGCCGGTGCCGGAGTCCGGCGTCAGCAGCCCGCACATCATGCGGATGGACGTGGTCTTGCCGCTGCCGTTGGGGCCGAGGAAGCCGAAGATCTCGCCGCGCGCGACTTGCATCGTCAGGTTGTTGACGACGTGCTTGTCACCGTAGTGCTTGTTGATGCCGTGCACGTCGATGGCCAGGGCGCTGGCTTTGCCGGGCCCGCCGTCCAGGGGAGCAACGGTTGCGTTCATGGCCTTGCCACCTCGACCGGCTGGCCCGGATGGAGCTTCGGCGCGTCGGCCGGTGCGGGCCGCGCTTCCACCAGGAACACCAGCTTGTTGCGCGTTTCATTGCTGTAGATCACCGGCGGCGTGTACTCGGCCTGGCTGGAGATGTAGGTGACCGTGGCCGCAACGGGCGCGGCGCAGCCATCGCAGCGCACGCGCACGGCCTCGCCGTTCTTGAACGCGCCGAGCACGGCCTGCGGCACGTAGAAACGCACCTTGACGTTGCCGGGCGGCAGCAGCCGCACCACCGGGCTGCCGGCCGGCACCCAGTCGCCAAGGCGGAAGGGCGTGTCGTAGACCAGGCCGGCCTGGGTCGCGCTCACGGTCTTGCGCGACAGTTTCCACTCGGCCTGCGCCAGCGCGGCGCGCGCGGCGGCCACCTGGGCTTGCTGGGCCGCCTGCTGCGCGGAGCGTCCCGGCAGCCGGGCCACGTCGATATTGCGCTGCAGCTCGCGCACGCGGGCGGCGTCGGAGGCGGCGGTGGCGCGGCTGTCTTCCAGCTGCGCCAGCGCGATCCCGCCGATGGCGTACTGGGCTTCGTCGCGCTTGCGTTGCGCGGCGCTGCGCACCGAGGCGGCTTGCGCCTGCGCCAGCTGCGCTCGGCTCACGTCGACTTCCGGCACGCGCTTGCCGGTCTGCAGGTCGGCAAGCTGGGATTCGGCCACACGCACCTGTTCCGCCGCTTGCTGCCGGGCCGCGCGCTCGTCGTCGGCCTCCAGCGCGAACAGCGGCGCGCCTCCTGCCACCTGCTGCCCGCGCTGGACGGAGATCTGGTCCAGCCGGCCGGCAAAGGGGGAGGCCACGCTGACGAATTCGCCCTCCACATAGCCTTGCCAGGAGGGTGGCGCTGGCTCGCCACAGGCAGATAGCAGCGCCGCGCCGATCAGGGCGGCCAATGGCCAGCCCGCACGCGGGTTCGGGACGGGGCGGGAGGAATGAGGCTGAGCGTGGCGAGGCATGCGGGCTCCGTGGCGGGCAGGCTGGGTTCAGGCGGACGGCGGCGTGGCCGGCCCGGGCTGCGCGATCGGCGCGGTCGGCGGTACCCCCAGGCCGTGCGCCAGCAGCGCGCTGACGTGGCGCACCAGCGCCTCGCTGTCGATGGCGGCGGCGCCGGGCAGGCGGCGCCAGATATGGGTGGTGGCCAGCGGCAGCAGCGTCAGGCCGATCAGCGACACCATCAGCAGCGCCGGCTCCAGGCTGGCGTTGATCTCGCCGCGTGCGCGCGCCGCCGCCAGCGGGCCGATCACCAGGCCGGCGCGCTGCAGCGCGAACTTCTGCAGCACGCGCTGATGCAACTGGCCGTCGGCGCCAACGATCTCGCGGATCCACAGCCCGGGAAACCATGGTGTGGCGGCGGCGGTGCGGATCAGCCGCCCGGCAATGCCCACCAGCATGGCTGCCGCGTCCGCGCTGTCGGCGGCGGCCGGCGCGAACACCTGTTCCACCAGCGGCTGCAGGCGCTCGTCGACCACCGCGTCAAGCAACTGGTCGCGATCGCGGAAGTAGTAGTGCACGAGCGCCGGGGTGACGCCAGCATGGGTAGCGATGGTCTTGATCGGTGTGGCGGCAACGCCGCGCTGGGCGAACAAATCCGTGGCGGCGTCGAGCAACTGCTCGCGCTGTCCGGCGCTGGCAGCATCCCCGGCGGCGGGCCGGCCCGGACGGCGGCTTGCGGGCGGGGTGGCAGTAGCAGGCGGCATGGCGGCTCCTGAATCTCCAGGTAATATTAATTTATGCATTAATTAATTCAAGGTCGATTGCAAAATTACTTATAAGACACTTTTATTCTCGCTATGTTGCGACGCAGCAATGCAAGGTAGACATGTCATAAACGCTTGGCTATGCTTCGTCCGCCCATCAGCCGGGCTTGCCCCTTAATGTGCCTGCTGCTGTTCCCCGGATTTTTTCATGCTGCTTTGTCGTTTCCATGCCGCCCCAGCGCGGCTACGCCTGTTTTTTGCCACTCGCCTGGCGGGTGTGGCCTTGTCGCTGGCCGGCCTTGCGGGCATGGCGGCCATGCCCGCCCTGGCGCAGGAAAAAGCCGGGACAAGCAGCGACGCGCCCGCGCAGGCCGATGCCCCCGAGGATTACGCCTTCCACGGCCAGACCACCTATATCTGGCAGCGCAAGCCGTCCTTTGGCGCGGCCTATTCCGGCGCCAACAGCCTGACGGCGGAGCGCGCCAAGAGCTACTCGTTCAGCGCCACGCTCGATCTCGGAGTGCGCCTGTGGCGCGGCGCGGAGTTTCACTTCAACCCGGAGGTGACCCAGGGCGTGCCGTTCTCCGAGCTGCATGGCCTGGGCGGGCCGACCAACGGTGAACTGGCCAAGGTATCGAGCACCAGTCCGGTGTTCTACCGGGCGCGCGCGTTTGTCCGCCAGACCTGGGGGCTGGGCGGCGGCAGTGAGCAGGTGGACGCCGATTTCAACCAGCTGGCCGGCAGCGTCGACAAGCGCCGCGTGGTGCTGACCGCCGGCAACTTCGGCGTGCTCGACGTGTTCGACCAGAACGAGTACGGCTCCGACCCGCGTACCCAGTTCATGAACTGGTCGTTCATGACGCACGGCTCCTTCGACTACCCAGCCGACGCGCGCGGCTACAACTGGGGCGTGGCGCTCGAGTACATCGGCGACATGTGGTCGGTGCGGCTTGGCCGCTTCCTGCAGCCGCTGGAGTCAAACGGGCTGGAACTCGATACGCGGATGTTCCAGCACTATGGCGACATCCTCGAGTTCGAGAAGCGCTACAACCTGGCCGGCCAGCCCGGCGTGGCGCGCCTGCTGCTCTGGCGCAACAAGGCGCGCATGGGCGCGTTCAGCGATGCGCTGCAGTTCGGCGCCGCCAATGGCGCGACGCCGGACGTGGCCAATGTGCGCGAGGAGCACGCCAAGATCGGCGCGGGATTGTCGCTGATGCAACGGGTCAACGAATCGCTCGGCGTGTTCGCGCGCGCCAATATGTCGGACGACAAGACCGAGACCTATGCCTTTACGGAAATCGGCCGCCAGGTCGCCATCGGCGGCGTGCTCAACGGCAATGCGTGGGGCCGGCCGCGCGATGTGCTTGGGTTGGCGATGTCGGTGAATATGCTGGGATCGCGGCACCAGGCTTACCTGGCCGCGGGTGGGCAGGGCGCTTTTCTTGGCGATGGCGCGTTGCGCTATGGTCCTGAGCAGGTCCTTGAGCTGTTCTACAGCTTCCAGCCGATCAAGTACCTGAGCATCAGCCCGGACTTCCAGTACATCCGCAATCCTGGCTACAACCGCGACCGCGGCCCGGCGATGTTCTACGGCGTGCGCCTGCACGCGGAGTTTTGAGCAGGCCAGGATCATGGCGCAAGTAAAAACCCCGGCGTGCGCGCCGGGGTTTTTCTTGGTTTCATGCGTTTGCGAGGCTCACTGCCGTGCGTTGCGCCGGTTGTCCGGCCACGGCGTGTTGAAGTTGGTGCGGAACGGATTGATATCCAGCCCGCCGCGCCGCGTATAGCGCGCATAAACCGCCAGCTTCACGGGCTTGCACTGCCGCATCACGTCGGTAAAGATCCGCTCCACGCATTGCTCATGGAACTCGTTGTGGTTGCGAAACGAGATCAGGTACTTGAGCAGTCCTTCCTGGTTGATCGGCGCGCCCACGTAGCGGATCTGCACGCTGCCCCAGTCCGGCTGGCCGGTCACCAGGCAGTTGGACTTGAGCAGATGCGAGACCAATGTTTCTTCCACTGGCGATTCGTCCTGGGCGGCATGCAGCAAGTGCGGGGCCGGCTCGTAGATGTCGGTTTCGATGTCGAGCCGGTCCAGTTGCACGCCGTCCAGCTCGGCCATCTTCTGCGTGCCGAGATCAGCCTCGGTCACCAGGCGCACCTGCACCGTGCCGCCGGTAGCCTCGGACAAGTCGTGGTGCAGCAGCTGCTGCAACGCTTCGGGCGAGGCGATCTTGCTCTGGTTGAACGAATTCAGGTAGAGCTTGAACGACTTGGACTCGACGATGTTGGGCGTGTCGGCCGGAATGATGAAGCTGGCCAGCGCCACCTGCGGCTTGCCCTTCATGTTCAGCCACGACAGCTCGTACGCGTTCCAGATGTCCACGCCGAAGAACGGCAGCGCGCGCCCTTGCGCCAGCCCGATCTCCGTGCGCTTGGGCTGGCGCGGGATCGGGAACAGCAACGTCGGGTCGTACTCGGTCTTGTAGGCCGAGGGTTTGCCTAGCGGCGATTGTTCGGGAAGGCTCATGGTTGCCTCGGTTGATCAGGACAGGAACAGCTTGTACACGGGATTTTCGGTCTCTTCCCAGTGTACATAGCCAAGCGTGGCGAGGAAGGCGCGGAAGGCGCGTTTCTCGTTCTTGGGCACCTGGATGCCAACCAGGATGTTGGAGGTGTCGCCGCCCTGGTTGCGGTAGTGGAACAGGCTGATATTCCAGTTCGGGCTCATGCTCGACAGGAAGCGCATCAGCGCGCCCGGCCGCTCGGGAAACTCGAATCGGTACAGCAGTTCGTCATGCGCCAGTGGCGAGTGCCCGCCCACCATGTAGCGAATGTGCTGCTTGGCCAGCTCATCGTTGGACAGGTCCAGCGTATCGAAGCCGTGGCGGCGGAATCCGGCGGCGATCTTCTCGTTCTCCGCGCGGCTCGCAATCTGCACGCCGACGAAGATATGCGCCATGCTGTTGTCGGCGATGCGGTAGTTGAACTCGGTCACATTGCGCGTGCCGAGCTGCTCGCAGAAGCGCTTGAAGCTGCCGCGTTCCTCGGGGATGCTGACCGCGAAGACCGCCTCGCGCGCCTCGCCCACCTCGGCGCGCTCCGCCACGAAGCGCAGGCGGTCGAAGTTCATGTTCGCGCCGCAGGCAATGGCCACCAGGTGCTGGCCCTTGAGCTTCTCGCGCTCGGCGTAGAGTTTCAGGCCGGCCACGGCCATCGCGCCGGCCGGCTCCAGGATGCTGCGGGTATCCTGGAACACGTCCTTGAGCCCGGCGCAGATGGCGTCGGTGTCCACCAGGATGATCTCGTCGACCAGCTCGCGCGTGATGCGGAAGGTTTCCTTGCCGACCAGCTTCACGGCGGTGCCGTCCGAGAACAGGCCCACTTCCTTGAGCTCCACGCGCTTGCCCGCGTCCACCGAGCGCTTCATCGCGTCGGAGTCCACGGTCTGCACGCCGATCACCTTGATCTCCGGGCGCACCGCTTTGATGTAGGAGGCAATGCCGGAGATCAGGCCGCCACCGCCGATCGCCACGAACACCGCATGCAGCGGGCCCGGGTGCTGGCGCAGGATTTCCATGGCGATGGTGCCTTGGCCGGCGATGACTTCGGGATCGTCGAAGGGGTGGATGAAGGTCAGCTTGTGCTTTTTCTCCAGCACCGCGGCGTGGTTGTAGGCGTCGCTGTATGAGTCGCCGTGCAGCACGATTTCCACCCACTCGCCGCCGCGCTCGCGCACCGCGTCGATCTTCACCTGCGGCGTGGTGACCGGCATCGCGATCAGCGCCTTGCACTTCAGGCGCGCGGCCGAAAGCGCCACGCCCTGCGCGTGATTGCCGGCCGAAGCGGCGATCACGCCGCGCTTGAGTTCCTCCGGTGACAGCGAGGCCATCTTGTTGTATGCGCCGCGCAGCTTGAACGAGAACACCGGCTGGGTGTCCTCGCGCTTGAACCACACCTTGTTGCCGGTGCGCGCGGAGAGCAGGTTTGCATAGGTGAGATCGGTCTCCTGGGCCACGTCGTACACCTTGGCGGTCAGGATCTTTCTCAGGTAATCGGGTTTGCGGGTCATCGTGGACAGCCGGGGCGGGGATTGGCGGAAACCGGTAATGATAAAGGATGGCGGGGGGCGGCGATGGCTGCACCCCTGTGCAAGCGGGCGCGAAGGGCAGGCAAGCTCACCTTCGTGCGCGAGGCGCGTTGCGCACCGCAGCGGTGCAGGCGCCGCCGTGGCGCGCCGAAGGGGCGTTTGCGCACCTTGTAGGACGAAGCCCGGTGGACGCTGCCGGAACACTCGTGATACGGTGTAACGCAATGCCTTCCCTACCTCTTATCGAACCGAACACCGCACTGTTCCTGGATTTCGACGGTACGCTGGCCGACCTTGCGCCGCGTCCTGACCTCGTGCAGGTCGAACCGGAACTGGTGGGGACGTTGCGCGCCCTGCATCTGCATCTGGGCGGCGCGCTAGCCCTGGTTTCCGGCCGGCCGATCGCCGAGCTGGATCATTTCCTGCATCCGCTGCAACTGCCGTGCGCCGGCGTGCATGGCGCGGAGCTGCGCGACGCGGGCGGCCACCGCCTGCGCCAGCCTGACCCCGGCGTGCCGCTGCTGCTCCCGCCGCTCGAAGCGCTGGTCGGCGCGCATCCCGGCCTGCAGCTCGAGCGCAAATCGGTTGCGGTCGCGGTGCACTACCGCGCCGTTCCCCACCTCGAAGGCATGGTGCGCAACTTCGCGGCTGAACTTGCCAGCCGCATGCCGGGCATCGAAGTCCTGCACGGCAAGATGGTGGTGGAGCTCAAGCCGGCAGGCATCGACAAGGGCGGCGCCATCGAGGCCTTTATGCGCAGCCCGCCATTTGCGCGGCGCACGCCGCTGTTTGCCGGCGACGATATTACCGACGAGGCAGGCTTTGCCGTGGTGCGCCGCCTCGGCGGCATCGGCTTGCTGGTTGGCGCGCGGCCCAGCGCCGCCACCGCCAGCGTGACCGGCCCGGCCGCGCTGCGCTGCTGGCTGCATCGCTCCGCCAAGGCACTTGAAGTCATGGCCGCCGCGCAGGGCACGCAGGTTTCCGGAGCCACATCCACAACGACGTCTTGAGGGGGATTCGCTGTGAGCAACCCATCCACCGAGGATAATCCGGCGCGCGCCGGAGGTGCCGGCCGCTACGCCGACCCTTCGCTATCGCTGGGCATGATCGGCAACTGCGCGATCTCCGCGCTGGTCGACGGGCGCGGGCGCATCGTGTGGTGCTGCCTGCCGCGCTTTGACGGCGATCCGGTCTTCAATGCCTTGCTCGATCCGGGCGAGAACGCTGGCCACTTCGCCATCGAAATCGAGGACTTCCAGGAAGCGCACCAGTGGTACGAGCCCAATACGGCCGTGCTGCGGACCCGGCTGACCGACCAGCACGGCAACAGCCTTGAGATCACCGATTTCGCACCGCGTTTTTTCCGCATCGGGCGCTACTTCCGCCCCACCTCGCTGATCCGCCGCATCCGCCCGATACAGGGCGCGCCGCGTGTGCGCGTGACGTTGGCGCCGCGTTTCGACTGGGGGCGCATCAAGCCCGAGATCACGCGCGGCAGCAGCCACGTGCGCTATGTCGGCGACGGCAGCACGCTGCGCATGACCACCGACGCGCCGCTGACCTACGTGCTGTCGCACACGCCTTTCCTGCTCACGCGCGACCTCAACTTCATCCTCGGTCCTGACGAAACCCTGCAAGGCGGCGTGGAGGAAGTCGCGCGCGACTTCGAGCAGGAAACCACGGCTTACTGGAAGATGTGGAGCCGCCGTCTCGCGGTGCCGCGCGAGTGGCAGGACGCGGTGATCCGCGCCGCCATCACGCTCAAGCTGTCGCTGTATGAAGAGACGGGCGCCATCGTCGCGGCCATGACCACCAGTATTCCCGAGGCGCCCGGCAGCGGGCGCAACTGGGATTACCGCTTCTGCTGGCTGCGCGATGCCTTCTTCGTGATCCGCGCGCTCAACAGCTTGTCCGAGGTCGGCACCATGGAGGACTACCTGCGCTGGTTGTCCAACGTGGTGATGCAATCCAAGAATGGCCATATCCAGCCACTGTACGGCATCGGGCTGGAGCTGGAATTGCCGGAGAGCATGCTCGATCATTTGTCCGGCTACCGTGGCATGGGTCCGGTGCGCGTGGGCAACCAGGCACAGGAGCACTTCCAGCATGATGTCTACGGCAACGTGGTGCTGGGCGCGGCCCAGGCTTTCCACGACCATCGCCTGCTGCACCGCGGCGGGGCGGCCGAGTACCACGTGCTGGAAACCGTGGGCGAGCAGGCGGTACGCGTGTTCGGCACGCCCGATGCGGGCATGTGGGAGCTGCGCACGCGCGCGCGGGTGCATACCTCATCCGCGCTGATGAGCTGGGCCGCCTGCGACCGCCTCGCCAAAATCGGCGATGCGCTGCAATTGCCCGATCGCGCGGCTTACTGGCGCCAGCATGCCGACGGCATGAAGGTGCGCATCGTGCGCGAGTCCTGGAGCGAGGAACGCCAGGCGTTCGCCGAGAGCTTCGGCGGGCGCGAGCTCGATGCCAGCGTGTTGCTGATGGCCGAGGTCGGCTTTATCGAGCCCAGGGATGAACGCTTCATGTCCACGCTCAAGGCCATGGAAGCGTCACTGTGCGACGGGCCTTACATGCGCCGCTACGAGGCGCCGGACGACTTCGGCAAGCCCGAGACCGCCTTCAACATCTGCACCTTCTGGCGTATCGATGCGCTCGCGCGCGTGGGGCGCCGGGAGGAAGCGCGCGAGATCTTCGAAGCCATGCTGGCGGCGCGCAATCCGCTTGGCCTGCTGTCCGAGGATACACACCCCGTGACCGGCGAGATGTGGGGCAATTTTCCGCAGACCTACTCGATGGTGGGCCTGATCAACGGCGCCATGCGCCTGTCCGCGCCATGGGATTCCGTGATCTGAAGGCGCGCGCGGCAAGGCCAGCGCAAGGGAATGTATGGGCAGACTAGTAGCGGTATCCAACCGCGTGGCCGATCCGCGCAACGTTGCCGCGGGCGGCCTCGCCGTGGCACTGGGCGAAGCGCTCAAGGCGACCGGCGGCATGTGGTTCGGCTGGAGCGGCAAGATCGTGGAAGCCGCGCAGGGCGGCACGCCGGGCGAGGGAGAGCTGCATATCCAGCAAGCCGGCAATGTCACGCTGGCCACGGTCGACCTGTGCCGCGAGGACCACGACGCGTACTACCAGGGCTACAGCAATGGCGTGTTGTGGCCGGTGTTCCACTATCGCATCGACCTGGCGGATTTCGACTCCGGTTATCTCAACATCTATCGCCGCGTCAACCAGCTCTTTGCACGCAAGCTTGCGCCGCTGCTGCGCCCGGACGATGTGATCTGGATCCACGACTATCACCTGATCCCGCTTGCGTCTGAGCTGCGCGCCATGGGCTGCGGCCAGCGCATGGGGTTTTTCCTGCATATCCCGTTGCCCCCGCCGCTGATCCTTGCCGCCATCCCACAGCACGAATGGCTGATGCGGGCGCTGTTCGCCTATGACCTGGTTGGCTTCCAGAGCCAGCTCGATCTCGAGCATTTCTCGCGCTACGTGCAAAGCGAAGCGCAGGCCGAGCCCATGGGCGAGTATCGCTTCCGGGCCTTCCACCGCACCGTGCGCGCGCAAGCGTTCCCGATCGGCATCGACGTCGACGAGTTCGCCGCGCTGGGCCAGTGCGAGGAATCGCGCGAGACATACGAGATGATGCGCGGTCAGTATTCGAGCCGCCGTCTGCTGCTAGGCATCGATCGCCTGGATTACTCCAAGGGGCTGCCGCAGCGGCTCAAGGCAGTCAGGACGCTGATGGCGCAGTATCCGGAGAACCGCCGCAGCGCCACGCTGATCCAGATTGCCGCGCCATCGCGCGAAACGGTAGATGCCTACGCGGATCTGCGGCGCGAGCTGGAAGGGCTGTCCGGGGCGATCAATGGCGAGTACGGCGAGCTGGACTGGATGCCGGTGCGCTATATCCATCGCACCACTG comes from the Cupriavidus basilensis genome and includes:
- the queF gene encoding NADPH-dependent 7-cyano-7-deazaguanine reductase QueF (Catalyzes the NADPH-dependent reduction of 7-cyano-7-deazaguanine (preQ0) to 7-aminomethyl-7-deazaguanine (preQ1) in queuosine biosynthesis), whose product is MSLPEQSPLGKPSAYKTEYDPTLLFPIPRQPKRTEIGLAQGRALPFFGVDIWNAYELSWLNMKGKPQVALASFIIPADTPNIVESKSFKLYLNSFNQSKIASPEALQQLLHHDLSEATGGTVQVRLVTEADLGTQKMAELDGVQLDRLDIETDIYEPAPHLLHAAQDESPVEETLVSHLLKSNCLVTGQPDWGSVQIRYVGAPINQEGLLKYLISFRNHNEFHEQCVERIFTDVMRQCKPVKLAVYARYTRRGGLDINPFRTNFNTPWPDNRRNARQ
- a CDS encoding alpha,alpha-trehalose-phosphate synthase (UDP-forming); this translates as MGRLVAVSNRVADPRNVAAGGLAVALGEALKATGGMWFGWSGKIVEAAQGGTPGEGELHIQQAGNVTLATVDLCREDHDAYYQGYSNGVLWPVFHYRIDLADFDSGYLNIYRRVNQLFARKLAPLLRPDDVIWIHDYHLIPLASELRAMGCGQRMGFFLHIPLPPPLILAAIPQHEWLMRALFAYDLVGFQSQLDLEHFSRYVQSEAQAEPMGEYRFRAFHRTVRAQAFPIGIDVDEFAALGQCEESRETYEMMRGQYSSRRLLLGIDRLDYSKGLPQRLKAVRTLMAQYPENRRSATLIQIAAPSRETVDAYADLRRELEGLSGAINGEYGELDWMPVRYIHRTTARRRLPGLCRACRVALVTPLRDGMNLVAKEFVAAQDPDDPGVLVLSRFAGAAEQLREALLVNPYDINATAQAIQQALHMPLAERQSRHQKLLERIRAQDVHWWRREYLRTLAETDGG
- a CDS encoding carbohydrate porin, whose product is MLLCRFHAAPARLRLFFATRLAGVALSLAGLAGMAAMPALAQEKAGTSSDAPAQADAPEDYAFHGQTTYIWQRKPSFGAAYSGANSLTAERAKSYSFSATLDLGVRLWRGAEFHFNPEVTQGVPFSELHGLGGPTNGELAKVSSTSPVFYRARAFVRQTWGLGGGSEQVDADFNQLAGSVDKRRVVLTAGNFGVLDVFDQNEYGSDPRTQFMNWSFMTHGSFDYPADARGYNWGVALEYIGDMWSVRLGRFLQPLESNGLELDTRMFQHYGDILEFEKRYNLAGQPGVARLLLWRNKARMGAFSDALQFGAANGATPDVANVREEHAKIGAGLSLMQRVNESLGVFARANMSDDKTETYAFTEIGRQVAIGGVLNGNAWGRPRDVLGLAMSVNMLGSRHQAYLAAGGQGAFLGDGALRYGPEQVLELFYSFQPIKYLSISPDFQYIRNPGYNRDRGPAMFYGVRLHAEF
- a CDS encoding ABC transporter ATP-binding protein; translation: MNATVAPLDGGPGKASALAIDVHGINKHYGDKHVVNNLTMQVARGEIFGFLGPNGSGKTTSIRMMCGLLTPDSGTGTCLGYDILRETAEIKRRVGYMTQKFSYWDDLSIRENLDFVARVYGMPRRREAVDRALEELGLASRAQQLAGALSGGWKQRLALAACLLHEPELLLLDEPTAGVDPKARRDFWEQLHQLAARGISVLVSTHYMDEAERCHKLAYIAYGKLLAQGTASEVVASQKLVTWSVQGEQLSALSDQLKGAPGVEQTVVFGSALHITGHDAPVLEATLRRVAGPQHRIEPIETSLEDVFIHMMSGAEDNMRAGEQKQKNRQDGEEARA
- the otsB gene encoding trehalose-phosphatase translates to MPSLPLIEPNTALFLDFDGTLADLAPRPDLVQVEPELVGTLRALHLHLGGALALVSGRPIAELDHFLHPLQLPCAGVHGAELRDAGGHRLRQPDPGVPLLLPPLEALVGAHPGLQLERKSVAVAVHYRAVPHLEGMVRNFAAELASRMPGIEVLHGKMVVELKPAGIDKGGAIEAFMRSPPFARRTPLFAGDDITDEAGFAVVRRLGGIGLLVGARPSAATASVTGPAALRCWLHRSAKALEVMAAAQGTQVSGATSTTTS
- a CDS encoding TetR/AcrR family transcriptional regulator, which encodes MPPATATPPASRRPGRPAAGDAASAGQREQLLDAATDLFAQRGVAATPIKTIATHAGVTPALVHYYFRDRDQLLDAVVDERLQPLVEQVFAPAAADSADAAAMLVGIAGRLIRTAAATPWFPGLWIREIVGADGQLHQRVLQKFALQRAGLVIGPLAAARARGEINASLEPALLMVSLIGLTLLPLATTHIWRRLPGAAAIDSEALVRHVSALLAHGLGVPPTAPIAQPGPATPPSA
- the ilvA gene encoding threonine ammonia-lyase, biosynthetic, which translates into the protein MTRKPDYLRKILTAKVYDVAQETDLTYANLLSARTGNKVWFKREDTQPVFSFKLRGAYNKMASLSPEELKRGVIAASAGNHAQGVALSAARLKCKALIAMPVTTPQVKIDAVRERGGEWVEIVLHGDSYSDAYNHAAVLEKKHKLTFIHPFDDPEVIAGQGTIAMEILRQHPGPLHAVFVAIGGGGLISGIASYIKAVRPEIKVIGVQTVDSDAMKRSVDAGKRVELKEVGLFSDGTAVKLVGKETFRITRELVDEIILVDTDAICAGLKDVFQDTRSILEPAGAMAVAGLKLYAEREKLKGQHLVAIACGANMNFDRLRFVAERAEVGEAREAVFAVSIPEERGSFKRFCEQLGTRNVTEFNYRIADNSMAHIFVGVQIASRAENEKIAAGFRRHGFDTLDLSNDELAKQHIRYMVGGHSPLAHDELLYRFEFPERPGALMRFLSSMSPNWNISLFHYRNQGGDTSNILVGIQVPKNEKRAFRAFLATLGYVHWEETENPVYKLFLS
- a CDS encoding HlyD family secretion protein, which translates into the protein MPRHAQPHSSRPVPNPRAGWPLAALIGAALLSACGEPAPPSWQGYVEGEFVSVASPFAGRLDQISVQRGQQVAGGAPLFALEADDERAARQQAAEQVRVAESQLADLQTGKRVPEVDVSRAQLAQAQAASVRSAAQRKRDEAQYAIGGIALAQLEDSRATAASDAARVRELQRNIDVARLPGRSAQQAAQQAQVAAARAALAQAEWKLSRKTVSATQAGLVYDTPFRLGDWVPAGSPVVRLLPPGNVKVRFYVPQAVLGAFKNGEAVRVRCDGCAAPVAATVTYISSQAEYTPPVIYSNETRNKLVFLVEARPAPADAPKLHPGQPVEVARP
- a CDS encoding glycoside hydrolase family 15 protein, encoding MSNPSTEDNPARAGGAGRYADPSLSLGMIGNCAISALVDGRGRIVWCCLPRFDGDPVFNALLDPGENAGHFAIEIEDFQEAHQWYEPNTAVLRTRLTDQHGNSLEITDFAPRFFRIGRYFRPTSLIRRIRPIQGAPRVRVTLAPRFDWGRIKPEITRGSSHVRYVGDGSTLRMTTDAPLTYVLSHTPFLLTRDLNFILGPDETLQGGVEEVARDFEQETTAYWKMWSRRLAVPREWQDAVIRAAITLKLSLYEETGAIVAAMTTSIPEAPGSGRNWDYRFCWLRDAFFVIRALNSLSEVGTMEDYLRWLSNVVMQSKNGHIQPLYGIGLELELPESMLDHLSGYRGMGPVRVGNQAQEHFQHDVYGNVVLGAAQAFHDHRLLHRGGAAEYHVLETVGEQAVRVFGTPDAGMWELRTRARVHTSSALMSWAACDRLAKIGDALQLPDRAAYWRQHADGMKVRIVRESWSEERQAFAESFGGRELDASVLLMAEVGFIEPRDERFMSTLKAMEASLCDGPYMRRYEAPDDFGKPETAFNICTFWRIDALARVGRREEAREIFEAMLAARNPLGLLSEDTHPVTGEMWGNFPQTYSMVGLINGAMRLSAPWDSVI